In Amaranthus tricolor cultivar Red isolate AtriRed21 chromosome 3, ASM2621246v1, whole genome shotgun sequence, a single window of DNA contains:
- the LOC130807505 gene encoding ankyrin repeat-containing protein At2g01680, translating into MENTQSSLLITHQQFFTAVESDDIQSLKLILHKFEAQDGHGGASIPSLMSLQNSAGETALYIAAQKNLVHIFSFLLNYCQIHIAMIRSKADLSPFHVAAKCGHLEIVQQLLDIWPELCRCCDSSNTSPLYSAAVQGHLEVVDAILQADDTAARIVRKNGKTALHTAARYGLLDMVKLLVERDPGIVSIKDKKGQTALHMAAKGQDPSIIELLLADCSVLNERDKKGNTAVHIATRKSRAQVVCYLLSYTSVEVNAINNQQETAMDLASKLQYGESALEIREALSDAGGKYARNVGKVDENMELKRTVSDIKHEVHSQLIQNEKTNKRVSGIAKELKKLHREAVQNTTNSVTVVAVLFASIAFLAIFNLNGQYVTIGPEAGKANIANTIAFRVFCLLNAVSLFISLAVVVIQITLVAWDTQAQKLVVTVTNKLMWVACLSTCGAFLAIAFVVVGHENSWMAIFVTIMGTFIMMGTLASMCYFVFQHHFRIFGNDSQRRIKRASGSKSFSWSYSINVSDIDEYNSDHERIYAL; encoded by the exons atggaaaatactCAATCTTCACTGTTAATAACCCATCAACAATTCTTCACAGCAGTTGAATCAGATGATATTCAATCTTTAAAGCTTATTCTCCATAAATTTGAAGCTCAAGATGGGCATGGTGGAGCTTCAATCCCTTCTCTTATGTCCCTTCAAAATTCTGCTGGTGAAACTGCTTTATATATTGCTGCCCAGAAAAATTTGGTCCATATCTTTTCGTTTTTGCTCAATTATTGTCAGATTCATATTGCTATGATTCGGTCCAAGGCTGATCTTAGTCCCTTTCATGTTGCTGCTAAGTGTGGTCATCTGG AAATTGTGCAGCAGCTGCTGGATATCTGGCCTGAGCTTTGTAGGTGTTGTGATTCCTCGAATACTTCTCCGCTCTACTCAGCTGCTGTTCAAGGTCATTTGGAAGTAGTAGATGCTATATTACAAGCAGACGACACTGCAGCAAGAATTGTCAGAAAAAATGGGAAAACTGCTTTGCATACTGCTGCTAGATATGGTCTTCTAGACATGGTCAAATTACTTGTCGAAAGAGACCCTGGAATCGTCTCAATCAAAGATAAGAAGGGTCAAACAGCACTTCACATGGCTGCTAAAGGTCAGGATCCCTCAATAATAGAGTTGCTTCTTGCTGATTGTTCAGTGCTGAATGAACGCGACAAAAAGGGCAACACAGCTGTGCATATTGCAACAAGGAAAAGTCGTGCCCAG GTAGTCTGCTATCTGCTGAGTTACACATCTGTTGAAGTCAACGCCATCAACAATCAGCAAGAAACAGCCATGGACTTGGCATCAAAGCTTCAATACGGAGAATCTGCGTTGGAGATCAGGGAAGCTTTATCAGACGCTGGTGGAAAGTACGCCAGGAATGTCGGGAAAGTGGATGAAAATATGGAATTAAAAAGAACAGTAAGTGATATTAAACATGAAGTGCATTCACAACTTATCCAAAACGAAAAGACCAATAAAAGGGTATCAGGCATTGCTAAAGAACTAAAGAAACTTCACAGAGAAGCGGTTCAAAACACCACCAATTCCGTAACAGTTGTGGCCGTTCTGTTTGCCTCTATTGCTTTCCTTGCAATCTTTAATTTGAACGGCCAGTACGTAACAATCGGTCCAGAAGCAGGAAAAGCCAACATTGCTAACACTATTGCATTTCGGGTTTTCTGCCTTTTGAATGCCGTGTCGCTCTTCATCTCACTAGCCGTTGTTGTGATCCAAATCACTTTAGTAGCATGGGACACTCAAGCTCAGAAGCTAGTCGTCACGGTTACTAACAAGCTAATGTGGGTTGCCTGTCTTAGCACTTGTGGGGCTTTCTTGGCGATAGCGTTTGTCGTTGTAGGTCATGAAAATTCGTGGATGGCTATCTTTGTAACTATAATGGGAACTTTTATCATGATGGGAACACTGGCTAGTATGTGCTACTTTGTGTTTCAGCATCATTTCAGGATTTTCGGAAATGATTCCCAGAGGCGGATCAAGAGGGCAAGTGGTAGCAAATCTTTCTCCTGGTCGTATTCCATCAATGTTTCTGATATCGACGAGTATAATTCAGACCATGAGAGGATTTATGCCCTATGA